A window from Hymenobacter volaticus encodes these proteins:
- the ileS gene encoding isoleucine--tRNA ligase, with amino-acid sequence MNYPEYKQPLNYGQVGTDILAWWKQNGIFEKSVSSREGQPTFVFYEGPPSANGAPGIHHVMARTVKDIFCRYQTLLGKQVNRKGGWDTHGLPIELQVEKELGITKEDIGKKISIEEYNQRCRETVMRFKAQWDDLTEKMGYWVDLDDPYITFEPEYIESCWALLKKLYDKGLLYKGYTIQPYSPAAGTGLSSHELNQPGTYRDVKDTTIVAQFKVKRDEKSEKLFAGADDAAETFILAWTTTPWTLPGNTGLAVGKNIPYVLVRTFNPYTFAPVRVVLAQALVGKYFSEKGKDASLEDFKAGDKVLPWRIEGSFKGSDLVGIHYERLFGQDKGFPSFEGDERAFRVITGDFVTTEDGTGIVHISPTFGADDFKVAQLNDIPALLVPDKDDPNKKVPIVDRTGRYVAEMGEFGSRWVKNYDGHDETGSDYKTLDESIAIRMKGDGTAFKVEKYEHTYPHCWRTDKPVLYYPLDSWFIKTTAVKDRLIELNKTINWQPVSTGIGRFGNWLENLVDWNLSRSRYWGTPLPIWRTQDGTEEICIGSIAELRQEIDKAVAAEVMTHNPIPEGATVDLHRPYVDDIFLVSPSGQPMYREPDLIDVWFDSGAMPYAQWHYPLENKEQFEKNFPADFIAEGVDQTRGWFFTLHALGVMLEDSVAFKNVMANGLVLDKNGNKMSKRLGNAVDPFATIQQFGPDATRWYMIANAQPWDNLKFDLAGITEVQRRFFGTLFNTYSFYALYANLDGFQAREFERVPHADLSELDRWILSKLQSLILEVRGYYDGYDPTKAARAIQDFVTDQLSNWHVRLSRRRFWKGELTTDKRAAYETLQECLVVVSQLMAPIAPFFAEWLYKNMTDGMREEAVAKNTPLAPESVHLTLLVQADETRIDKALEERMELAQRISSLTHSLRKKSVLKVRQPLQRILVPVLNDSTREQVAKVEDLICAEVNVKHVEFLDDTSGVLVKSVKPNFKRLGQQYGARLKAVGARIQQMTAEEISTLEKTGQLAVEVDGQPITLAPDDVEIRSEDIPGWLVASDGPLTVALDVTLTDELRHEGVARELVNRLQNLRKDSGLEVQDKIRVTLASGQAGLEAAVQSFGDYIRGEIQAVALDFAADVNGGSVLEFDEYKVPVQLEVANG; translated from the coding sequence ATGAACTACCCCGAATACAAGCAGCCGCTCAACTACGGCCAAGTTGGTACCGATATCCTGGCTTGGTGGAAGCAGAACGGCATCTTTGAGAAGAGCGTGAGTTCCCGCGAAGGGCAGCCGACGTTCGTGTTTTATGAAGGTCCGCCGTCGGCAAACGGCGCCCCCGGCATTCACCACGTTATGGCCCGGACGGTGAAGGATATCTTCTGCCGCTACCAGACCTTACTTGGCAAGCAGGTAAACCGCAAAGGCGGTTGGGACACCCATGGCCTGCCCATCGAGCTACAAGTCGAGAAGGAGCTGGGTATCACGAAAGAAGATATTGGCAAGAAAATCAGCATCGAGGAATACAACCAGCGCTGCCGCGAAACCGTGATGCGCTTCAAGGCGCAGTGGGACGACCTCACCGAGAAGATGGGTTATTGGGTGGACCTCGACGACCCGTATATCACATTCGAGCCCGAGTACATCGAGAGCTGCTGGGCGCTACTCAAGAAGCTCTACGACAAAGGCCTGCTCTACAAAGGCTACACCATTCAGCCGTACTCGCCAGCGGCCGGCACGGGCTTGTCTTCGCACGAGCTCAACCAGCCCGGCACCTACCGCGACGTGAAAGACACGACCATCGTGGCGCAGTTCAAAGTGAAGCGCGACGAGAAGTCGGAAAAGCTATTTGCGGGTGCCGATGACGCGGCCGAAACTTTCATCCTGGCCTGGACGACGACGCCCTGGACCTTGCCCGGAAACACGGGCCTGGCCGTAGGTAAGAACATTCCGTACGTGCTGGTGCGTACATTCAACCCCTACACCTTCGCGCCTGTTCGGGTGGTACTGGCGCAGGCGTTGGTAGGGAAGTACTTCTCGGAGAAAGGCAAAGACGCTTCGCTGGAAGACTTTAAAGCCGGCGACAAGGTGCTGCCATGGCGCATCGAAGGCAGCTTCAAGGGCTCCGACCTAGTAGGCATCCACTACGAGCGGTTGTTCGGCCAGGACAAAGGCTTCCCGTCTTTCGAAGGCGATGAGCGGGCGTTCCGCGTCATTACCGGTGACTTCGTGACCACCGAGGACGGTACAGGTATCGTGCACATCTCGCCCACGTTCGGCGCCGACGACTTCAAGGTCGCGCAGCTCAACGACATCCCGGCCTTGCTAGTGCCTGATAAGGATGATCCTAATAAGAAAGTACCCATCGTGGACCGCACCGGCCGTTACGTGGCCGAGATGGGCGAGTTCGGTAGCCGTTGGGTGAAGAACTACGACGGACACGACGAAACCGGCTCCGACTACAAAACCCTCGATGAGAGCATTGCCATCCGTATGAAAGGCGACGGCACAGCTTTCAAAGTGGAGAAGTACGAGCACACCTACCCACACTGCTGGCGCACCGACAAGCCGGTGCTTTACTACCCGCTGGATTCGTGGTTTATCAAGACGACGGCGGTGAAAGACCGGCTCATCGAGCTCAACAAGACCATCAACTGGCAGCCTGTCAGCACCGGCATCGGCCGCTTCGGCAACTGGCTGGAAAACTTGGTGGACTGGAACCTGAGCCGTTCGCGCTATTGGGGCACGCCGCTGCCCATCTGGCGCACGCAAGATGGCACCGAGGAAATCTGCATCGGCAGCATCGCGGAGCTGCGTCAGGAAATCGACAAAGCCGTAGCCGCCGAGGTGATGACCCACAACCCGATTCCGGAAGGCGCCACCGTAGACTTGCACCGCCCCTACGTGGACGATATTTTCCTGGTTTCGCCGAGCGGCCAGCCCATGTACCGGGAGCCCGACCTCATTGACGTGTGGTTTGATTCCGGGGCTATGCCGTACGCGCAGTGGCACTATCCACTTGAAAACAAGGAGCAGTTCGAGAAGAATTTTCCCGCTGATTTTATTGCCGAAGGTGTCGACCAAACCCGTGGCTGGTTTTTCACGCTGCACGCGCTTGGCGTGATGCTGGAAGACTCGGTGGCCTTCAAAAACGTGATGGCCAACGGCCTTGTGCTCGACAAGAACGGCAATAAAATGAGCAAGCGCCTCGGCAACGCCGTGGACCCGTTTGCTACCATCCAGCAGTTCGGTCCGGATGCCACGCGCTGGTACATGATTGCCAACGCGCAGCCTTGGGACAACCTGAAGTTCGACCTCGCCGGCATCACGGAGGTGCAGCGCCGCTTCTTCGGCACGCTCTTCAACACGTACTCGTTCTACGCCCTCTACGCCAACCTCGACGGCTTCCAGGCGCGCGAGTTCGAACGGGTACCGCACGCCGACCTAAGCGAGCTGGACCGCTGGATCCTAAGCAAGCTTCAGTCGCTGATCCTCGAAGTGCGCGGCTATTATGATGGGTACGACCCCACGAAGGCTGCCCGTGCCATCCAAGATTTCGTGACCGACCAACTCTCCAACTGGCACGTGCGCCTCTCGCGCCGGCGCTTCTGGAAGGGCGAGCTGACCACCGACAAGCGCGCTGCTTACGAGACGCTCCAGGAATGCCTGGTGGTGGTTTCGCAGCTCATGGCTCCGATTGCGCCCTTCTTTGCAGAGTGGCTCTACAAGAACATGACTGACGGCATGCGTGAAGAGGCCGTAGCTAAGAACACGCCGCTGGCTCCCGAGTCGGTGCATCTCACGCTGCTTGTGCAAGCCGATGAGACCCGCATCGACAAGGCGCTAGAGGAGCGAATGGAATTGGCGCAGCGTATTTCGTCGCTCACGCACTCCCTCCGGAAGAAGTCGGTGCTGAAGGTGCGGCAGCCGTTACAGCGCATTCTGGTGCCAGTGCTCAACGATTCGACGCGTGAGCAGGTAGCCAAGGTGGAAGACCTGATTTGCGCCGAGGTGAATGTGAAGCATGTGGAGTTCCTCGACGATACCAGCGGCGTGTTGGTGAAGTCGGTGAAGCCTAACTTCAAGCGTCTTGGTCAGCAATACGGTGCCCGTTTGAAAGCCGTGGGTGCCCGCATCCAGCAGATGACCGCCGAAGAAATCAGCACCCTCGAAAAGACCGGCCAGCTAGCCGTGGAAGTTGATGGCCAACCCATCACGCTGGCTCCCGACGACGTGGAAATCCGCTCCGAGGACATCCCCGGCTGGCTAGTCGCCTCCGACGGCCCGCTCACCGTGGCCCTCGACGTGACCCTCACCGACGAGTTGCGCCACGAAGGAGTAGCCCGCGAGCTGGTTAACCGCCTCCAGAACCTACGCAAAGACAGCGGCCTGGAAGTGCAAGACAAAATCCGCGTCACGCTGGCCTCCGGTCAGGCCGGCTTGGAAGCTGCCGTGCAGTCGTTCGGCGATTATATCCGGGGCGAAATTCAGGCGGTAGCGCTGGACTTTGCGGCGGATGTGAACGGCGGCTCAGTGCTGGAATTCGACGAGTACAAGGTTCCGGTGCAACTGGAAGTTGCAAATGGCTGA
- a CDS encoding lipoprotein signal peptidase translates to MKYWKYYLVALLVIAIDQLSKWAVHTYMQPGMPGEVPVFGDWFKLHYTLNPGMAFGFELPPPYGKVVLTVFRIVAVTGISYYIYRLWKERAPQGLLICIALILGGAIGNLIDSIFYGIIYDNAPFGVPTPWLHGQVIDMLFVDFPDGFFPISWPLVGGKVIPDFPIFNIADSSIFIGVALILLNQTRFYGHQYQEAKPIAAEDPEAAQARHDAEATAAS, encoded by the coding sequence ATGAAATATTGGAAATACTATTTGGTGGCGCTGCTGGTCATTGCCATTGATCAGCTCTCGAAGTGGGCTGTGCACACGTACATGCAGCCCGGCATGCCCGGCGAAGTCCCGGTTTTCGGTGACTGGTTTAAGCTTCACTACACCCTAAATCCGGGCATGGCTTTCGGGTTCGAGCTGCCGCCACCTTATGGTAAGGTTGTCCTTACGGTGTTCCGAATCGTGGCCGTGACGGGCATCAGCTACTACATCTACCGGCTCTGGAAGGAGCGGGCGCCCCAAGGCCTGCTGATCTGCATTGCCCTGATTTTAGGCGGCGCCATCGGCAACCTAATCGACTCGATCTTCTACGGCATCATCTATGACAACGCGCCTTTCGGCGTGCCTACGCCGTGGCTGCACGGCCAGGTAATTGACATGCTATTTGTTGATTTTCCGGATGGGTTCTTCCCGATTTCCTGGCCGCTGGTAGGTGGCAAAGTCATTCCCGACTTCCCCATCTTCAACATTGCCGACTCGTCTATCTTCATCGGGGTAGCCCTGATTTTGCTCAACCAAACCCGCTTCTACGGCCACCAGTACCAAGAAGCAAAGCCCATAGCCGCCGAAGATCCGGAAGCCGCCCAAGCCCGCCACGACGCCGAAGCCACAGCAGCTTCCTAA
- a CDS encoding ATP-binding cassette domain-containing protein yields the protein MSEPILSVRNLTIDFSSHRGDTRAVADVSFDVHRGETLAIVGESGSGKSVTSLALMGLIPLPPGRITTGRPASIPRH from the coding sequence ATGTCTGAACCTATTCTCTCCGTCCGCAACCTAACCATTGACTTCTCCAGCCACCGCGGCGACACGCGGGCCGTGGCCGACGTGTCGTTCGACGTGCACCGGGGCGAGACGCTGGCTATTGTAGGCGAATCGGGGTCGGGCAAGTCGGTTACGTCGTTGGCGTTGATGGGGCTGATTCCACTGCCGCCGGGCCGCATCACGACGGGGAGGCCCGCTTCCATTCCGAGGCACTAG
- a CDS encoding ABC transporter ATP-binding protein encodes MLKLTEEQLQQVRGNDISMIFQEPMTSLNPVYTCGSQVVEALRLHTNLDAKQAEARTVELFTIAQLPRPEKIFKSYPHEISGGQKQRVMIAMAMACNPAILIADEPTTALDVTVQARMLQLIDQLRRQHNTAVLFITHDLGVVAEIADRILVMYRGRVVEQGPVLDIFTNPQHPYTKGLLACRPKLSVGKKKLPVVADFMRETADGGFISMDESVAQVAATENSELDVEPSKNAIETTKTFPVEHSNVPHLGNAILGVESAPTLESGQLLPVTGSDSAVFGGGPTSEVANKEERTSSSSFNGTIEPSQDTVPVGSTAPLLQVENLNVHFPIRKGFFNRKPEVVRAVDGVSFDIYPGETVGLVGESGCGKTTLGRALLRLVEPTSGSILFEGVDLAKLPAGELRRRRREFQMVFQDPYAALNPMMTVGEAILEPMRVHGVGGTKQQQKARVLELLRTVGLTEAQYQRYPHEFSGGQRQRICIARALALQPKCIICDESVSALDVSVQAQVLNLLNDLKREFNITYLFITHDLSVARFMSDRLLVMRQGQIVESGPAADLYAHPQHEYTRQLLAAIPKDEPADIRAAVASRV; translated from the coding sequence TTGCTGAAGCTCACCGAAGAGCAACTGCAACAGGTACGCGGCAACGACATCAGCATGATTTTTCAGGAGCCGATGACGTCCCTGAACCCGGTGTACACCTGCGGCAGCCAAGTGGTAGAAGCTCTGCGCCTGCATACCAACCTCGATGCCAAGCAAGCCGAAGCCCGTACTGTGGAGTTGTTCACGATAGCGCAACTGCCGCGCCCGGAGAAGATCTTTAAGTCATACCCGCACGAAATCAGCGGCGGCCAGAAGCAACGCGTGATGATAGCCATGGCCATGGCTTGTAACCCTGCCATCCTCATTGCCGACGAGCCCACCACTGCCCTCGACGTAACGGTGCAGGCCCGCATGCTCCAGCTCATCGATCAGCTCCGCCGCCAGCATAACACCGCCGTCCTTTTCATCACCCACGATCTGGGCGTGGTAGCCGAAATAGCCGACCGTATCCTGGTCATGTATCGTGGCCGCGTGGTGGAGCAGGGCCCCGTCCTCGACATCTTCACCAACCCTCAGCATCCTTACACTAAAGGCCTGCTAGCCTGCCGCCCAAAATTATCAGTTGGCAAAAAAAAATTACCTGTAGTAGCCGATTTCATGCGTGAAACAGCCGATGGAGGCTTTATTTCCATGGACGAGTCGGTTGCGCAAGTGGCTGCTACTGAAAACAGTGAGCTGGATGTTGAACCCTCTAAAAACGCAATTGAAACTACCAAAACGTTCCCCGTGGAACATTCCAATGTTCCACACCTCGGCAACGCTATTTTGGGAGTTGAATCGGCCCCTACTCTAGAATCGGGGCAGCTGTTGCCAGTCACCGGTAGCGATAGTGCTGTGTTTGGAGGAGGCCCGACGAGTGAGGTAGCAAACAAGGAAGAGCGCACTTCTTCATCTTCGTTCAACGGCACTATCGAACCGAGCCAGGACACTGTACCAGTAGGCAGCACGGCGCCACTGCTGCAAGTGGAAAACCTGAACGTACACTTCCCTATTCGCAAAGGATTCTTCAACCGCAAGCCGGAAGTGGTGCGAGCTGTGGACGGCGTCAGCTTCGACATCTATCCCGGCGAAACGGTGGGACTGGTAGGGGAGTCAGGGTGTGGCAAGACCACCTTGGGCCGGGCGCTGCTCCGACTGGTCGAGCCGACCTCAGGCAGCATCTTATTTGAGGGCGTGGATTTAGCCAAGCTGCCGGCCGGCGAACTGCGTCGCCGGCGTCGGGAGTTTCAGATGGTATTTCAAGACCCTTACGCCGCGCTCAACCCCATGATGACTGTGGGCGAAGCCATCTTGGAGCCCATGCGAGTACACGGCGTCGGCGGTACCAAACAGCAGCAGAAAGCCCGGGTGCTGGAATTGCTACGCACCGTAGGCCTCACCGAAGCGCAGTACCAACGCTACCCACACGAGTTCAGCGGCGGGCAACGCCAACGCATCTGCATAGCCCGTGCCCTAGCCCTGCAACCCAAGTGCATCATCTGCGACGAGTCCGTGTCCGCCCTCGACGTATCAGTGCAGGCCCAAGTGCTCAATTTGCTCAACGACCTCAAGCGCGAGTTCAACATCACCTACCTCTTCATCACCCACGACTTATCGGTAGCCCGCTTTATGTCGGACCGCCTGCTAGTGATGCGCCAAGGGCAAATCGTAGAAAGCGGCCCCGCCGCCGACCTCTATGCTCACCCGCAGCACGAGTACACTCGGCAGCTACTAGCCGCCATTCCCAAAGACGAGCCCGCCGACATCCGCGCCGCCGTAGCTAGCCGGGTGTAG
- a CDS encoding ATP-grasp domain-containing protein, translating to MHIVYPSLPYEPQTIDPMWEAEFQWARNSGIEVALFDTETGKLFPRQSSMGPALYRGWMLTESEYEALEQLTPLHINKVQYLSSHQATGWYNQIAAYTFASAFQLASAQPDFAGGQRYFVKGVVKSFGADSVVASGAQYKQLLEKHQVAADEVLFVREFAELKPESERRFFVVAGAAYGAEQKELPAELHPVLALLAPRLFYSLDVVQLSSGRYRVVEVGDGQVSDLKEWDVTDFGETVLKKLAVVNP from the coding sequence ATGCACATCGTCTACCCGTCCCTGCCTTACGAGCCTCAAACTATCGACCCCATGTGGGAGGCGGAGTTTCAATGGGCTCGCAACAGCGGGATAGAGGTTGCGCTTTTCGATACGGAAACCGGTAAACTTTTTCCGCGGCAGTCGTCTATGGGTCCGGCGCTTTATCGTGGCTGGATGCTCACCGAATCCGAGTATGAGGCACTGGAGCAATTGACTCCCCTGCACATCAATAAGGTGCAGTACTTATCCTCACACCAAGCTACCGGTTGGTACAATCAAATTGCGGCTTACACTTTCGCTAGTGCCTTTCAGTTGGCATCGGCTCAGCCGGATTTCGCCGGTGGCCAGCGCTATTTTGTGAAGGGAGTTGTAAAGTCATTCGGCGCCGATTCAGTGGTGGCTTCAGGAGCGCAGTACAAACAACTGCTAGAAAAGCATCAGGTGGCCGCTGACGAGGTGTTGTTTGTGCGAGAGTTTGCTGAGCTGAAACCAGAATCTGAGCGGCGCTTTTTTGTAGTAGCCGGAGCAGCTTACGGAGCCGAGCAAAAGGAACTGCCAGCCGAACTGCATCCCGTACTGGCGCTGCTGGCACCGCGGCTCTTTTATTCGCTGGATGTGGTGCAACTGTCTTCTGGTAGGTACCGTGTGGTTGAAGTCGGAGACGGGCAGGTTTCAGATTTAAAAGAGTGGGATGTAACTGATTTCGGCGAAACGGTGTTAAAGAAGTTGGCCGTCGTAAATCCATAA
- the rnr gene encoding ribonuclease R has translation MTTKEQREVVFAHLRDLKSSGMLTAVSNDEYRLTDPEAALAATVPASSKKRRKDDNTPVPAKPARSVQAEFGNDPVVHRRREAGFDFPSDELRPEARRRQDSGGDTITGTVALATDNFAFVISEESESDVRVFTDRLKFAMHGDTVRLRLRGSRDGRPVGDVVEVLNRVRPEVVGRLQLQGGIGFVKPDNRKMYFDVFVPFENLHGAQHGEKVLVRITEFPESDAGRSPVGEIVRSFGQAGGNEAEINAIMAEFGLPFEFPNEVEVESEAISDQISEDEISRRRDFRNITTFTIDPADAKDFDDALSIQKLENGHWEIGVHIADVTHYVKPGTELEREAKHRATSVYLVDRVIPMLPERLSNGLCSLRPHEDKLTFSAVFELDENGKLYDSWFGKTIIHSDRRFAYEEAQERIEGLEADYTEEIQLMNSIAKKLCAQRFKQGAISFETQEVKFKLDAEGKPLGVYVKERKDAHKMIEEFMLLANRKVAEFVFKLKNRKPRFTMVYRVHEAPDPDRLQTFALFAKKFGHDLDLSNPKKLSTELNDLSSEVMGRPEQNVIQTLAVRTMSKAIYTTEPLGHFGLAFDHYSHFTSPIRRYPDMMAHRLLEHYLEGGKNVEVGPVEEECKHSSEREKLAASAERASIKYKQVEFMSDVIGETFTGVVSGLTERGMYVEIEENKCEGMVRLSEIPGDFFELDKDNYRIVGQRTKRIIQFGDELQVVVKAANLLDRTIDFELVDNRPDSVKQREQQERRENSGRPRGYRPERSGGRPSGGRPGGDKGKRRR, from the coding sequence GTGACCACCAAGGAACAGCGCGAAGTGGTATTTGCCCACCTGCGCGACCTGAAGAGTTCCGGCATGCTTACGGCCGTTTCAAACGACGAATATCGTTTGACTGATCCCGAAGCTGCACTAGCCGCTACAGTGCCCGCTAGCAGCAAAAAACGCCGCAAAGACGACAACACGCCCGTGCCCGCCAAGCCCGCTCGTTCGGTGCAGGCCGAGTTCGGCAACGACCCGGTTGTGCACCGTCGGCGCGAAGCTGGCTTCGACTTCCCATCCGATGAACTGCGGCCCGAAGCCCGGCGTCGGCAAGACAGCGGCGGGGATACTATCACCGGCACCGTAGCCCTGGCTACCGACAATTTTGCCTTCGTCATTAGTGAGGAAAGTGAGAGCGACGTGCGCGTGTTCACCGACCGACTGAAGTTTGCCATGCACGGCGATACGGTCCGCTTGCGCCTGCGCGGCTCCCGCGACGGCCGCCCCGTCGGCGACGTGGTGGAGGTACTCAACCGGGTCCGGCCCGAGGTGGTTGGCCGCTTGCAATTGCAGGGTGGCATTGGCTTCGTGAAGCCCGACAACCGCAAGATGTACTTCGATGTGTTTGTGCCGTTCGAGAATTTGCACGGCGCGCAGCACGGTGAGAAGGTGCTGGTCCGCATCACCGAATTTCCCGAGAGTGACGCTGGCCGTTCGCCTGTAGGTGAGATAGTGCGCAGCTTCGGGCAGGCCGGCGGCAACGAAGCCGAAATCAACGCCATCATGGCCGAGTTCGGTTTGCCGTTCGAGTTCCCCAACGAAGTAGAGGTGGAATCCGAAGCTATTTCCGACCAGATTTCTGAAGACGAAATCAGCCGCCGCCGCGACTTCCGCAACATCACCACCTTCACCATCGACCCCGCCGACGCTAAAGACTTCGACGATGCCCTGAGCATCCAGAAGCTGGAGAACGGCCATTGGGAAATCGGTGTGCATATCGCCGACGTGACGCACTACGTAAAGCCGGGCACCGAATTGGAGCGCGAGGCTAAGCACCGCGCCACCTCGGTGTACCTCGTCGACCGGGTAATTCCGATGTTACCCGAGCGCTTGTCCAACGGCCTCTGTTCGCTACGCCCGCACGAAGACAAGCTCACGTTTTCGGCAGTGTTCGAGCTAGATGAGAATGGCAAACTTTACGATTCGTGGTTTGGCAAGACCATCATTCACTCCGACCGCCGCTTCGCTTATGAAGAAGCGCAGGAGCGAATTGAAGGCTTGGAGGCTGACTACACCGAGGAGATTCAGCTCATGAACAGCATCGCCAAGAAGCTGTGTGCGCAACGCTTCAAGCAAGGTGCCATTAGCTTCGAGACGCAGGAAGTGAAGTTCAAACTCGATGCCGAGGGCAAGCCACTTGGCGTGTACGTGAAGGAGCGCAAGGACGCGCACAAGATGATCGAGGAGTTCATGCTGCTGGCCAACCGCAAGGTGGCCGAGTTTGTGTTCAAACTCAAGAACCGCAAGCCGCGCTTCACCATGGTGTACCGCGTGCACGAAGCGCCCGACCCGGACCGTCTCCAAACCTTTGCTCTCTTCGCAAAGAAGTTCGGTCACGACCTCGACCTCAGCAACCCTAAGAAGCTAAGCACCGAGCTCAATGATTTGTCGTCGGAAGTGATGGGCCGCCCCGAACAGAACGTCATCCAGACGCTGGCGGTACGCACCATGAGCAAGGCCATCTATACCACGGAGCCGCTCGGCCACTTCGGTCTGGCCTTCGACCACTACTCGCACTTCACCTCGCCCATCCGTCGCTACCCCGACATGATGGCGCACCGTCTGCTTGAGCATTATCTCGAAGGGGGCAAAAATGTGGAAGTCGGACCAGTGGAAGAAGAGTGCAAACATTCCTCGGAGCGTGAGAAACTGGCTGCTTCTGCCGAGCGGGCTAGCATCAAATACAAGCAGGTGGAGTTCATGTCCGATGTTATCGGCGAGACGTTCACTGGCGTGGTATCGGGCCTTACGGAGCGCGGCATGTACGTGGAAATCGAGGAGAATAAGTGCGAAGGCATGGTGCGCCTCAGCGAAATTCCTGGCGACTTTTTCGAGCTCGACAAAGACAACTACCGCATCGTGGGTCAGCGGACCAAGCGCATTATCCAGTTTGGTGATGAGCTGCAAGTGGTAGTGAAAGCCGCCAACCTACTCGACCGTACCATCGACTTCGAGTTGGTAGACAACCGCCCCGATTCGGTTAAGCAGCGCGAACAACAGGAGCGCCGCGAAAACAGCGGCCGCCCCCGCGGCTACCGCCCCG